CttaaataacttaataaaaatttctttttgaggtttattcatttttgagacagaaaacaagcaggggaggggcagagagagaggaagacacagaattgaagcaggctccagactcggagctgtcagcacagagtctgacacagggcttgaacccaggaaccacgagatcatgacctaagctgaggtcggatgctcaaatgtttgagccacccaggcgtccctaaaataACTCTTTAAGGCAACTTCAATGAAAAAGGAAGTCTTGGCTGCTTGTGAGAACAACTGCCACTCCCAGAATCAAAAATGACTAGAACACAGACTTAAAAACCAAGTCATTTAATTGTGTCTTCAAAGGTAAACAATATTCGGGGCTGGATCCCAAGCCCTGAGAATGCCAGAGCTGAGGGTACAGAGTTCAGAGGGTCAGGACTCAGGGTGTTCTAAGGCAGAGCACTTCTAGAATTCATGCATTCCGTTTTGCAATTTTGCAAACTGCCAGAAACAGACCCCAAGAGTCTTTTAAGATGGGGAAAATTCAACTTCCACTTTTATAGGTAAGAGTGAAGAGTACCAATAATGTTCCGTTTACCTCTCCTCACTTTTCTCACATGACCGGAAGCCTGAGCTAGCGTGTCCCACACACACGGCAGCCTAAGCTGCGGTTCAGGTGTGAGCTCAGTGCCTCTGTGCACTCCCTTCCACGCTGCAGCAAGAGTGACCCGGGGCAGAGAGCTCTCAGCAGTACAGCTTTTAACAAGCACGTAAAGTAAAAAGAACCCTCTAGTGGCACACTGAGTTAGTTTATaagattttaatttacaaattaaaaagctacatgttttattttttctcctttttctcttctttctttccgtcactcttttccttctctttttctttctctttgtcatcTTTCCTatcctttttgctttcttctttttcctgcccttctttcttctctgcatCCCGGTTGGCAATTTTGTTGTTGATGAGGTTGTGCAGGGCAACCACAGAACGGATCAACGAGGCCAAATACACCACTACCATCTGGTCGTTGGTCTTCAGGTAAAAGGCCTTGACAAACTCCTGGAGGCTGACATCCGGCAGCAGGTTGAAGACGTCCTGTAGCTGGTAGATGATCTGGTGGTTGATGGGCAGCTTGCCCGTGGCCACTTTCTCCAGGTAGCTCCTGATATCCAGAAGCTTGGAGTTCAGTCCCTTCAAACCATGGACCTGGTTTGTGATCCGCTGGGAAAGAGTGCCCACTGTAGTGTCTTTGATGTCTCTGTAACAAGAAGGCAGGCAAAAGCATCAGTGCATTGTATTATCACACAGGGTCTCAGAATCCAGGCAAACACCCAGCTTCGTGGGGAGGGgcaagttttcaaaagaaaaatgttacttcATCATTCTATCAAGATAAAGtgccttaattttgtttttatttggaggCATACATTTTATCTTTCTCATCGCAAGGCATTTCTCAAAAAACAGGAGAGAactaaaaatgaaaccatttcacttaaaaaaaaaacccacaaaactatcTATTTCAACTTCCATGAAAAGTGTGCCATTTTCTCCATCCTCATCCTTATGATGTTGTGAGGAGCCTAAATCAGTCAGGACTAAATTTTGAACTGGAAGGAATCTTATTTGAGAAAAACGATGACCCTTTTGAATTAAGTGAGGGTTAcagtatcttaaaataaaaatccatccTCACACATAGATTGTCGGCAGGCTACCTTCCCCGAGAACCACACGCACAGCAAGAGCACACATCTGCACATCTTCACACATCTGTTCCTGTCACGTCAATCCTGCAGTTGCCCAACAAGATGTATTACCCACAATCATAAATCGTGACTCAAGACACCCTAGAAATGTTCCGGGCCTAGAGCCCAGATCTCTCTACTCCTGACAGAGCCTCTCGGGCCGCTTATGACTCTGACGCCATCCTGAGGCTCACCGTAACAAGTGCTCCACTCCGACTTCCTCAGCTTCCTCTGCTCCAATTTCACTGGTCACGTGCTCAAATGTTTTTGAGGTTGGAGTTCCATCCTAGGAGAGGAGGCTTAACCTTGGTTATTTGCTCACAAGCACAATGACACCCATTCCTTCTCACACCTTGGTTCCTCTGCTTTCAGTCACATCACCTCACGGGTACAGTACTAACTAGGTTTCCATGTGCCGGCAGAAATGGGGGAGTTTGCTTTGAAAGCTTCATCTTCTAAGCTGACATTACAAATGGCCCTGCCCAGTGTTTCCGCAGAAAATCTTGACAATCCCTTAAGACTACTGTGGGGATGGACACTCGAGGAAGTCTTGATTAACTTGATTCTTAAAGCATATAATCCTTTCTAGAATAGGCAGTATACACAATACCTGTACTGGAAACAAGCTCATGTCAGATAATCTTTTAACGTTCTAGTGTCCCTCAGATCCAGTGATGCCAGAGCACCAAAACAATGCAGTCAGAACCAGCTTTCCGGTGGCCTGAATTAATCAAAGGATCTGTCCAGGGATGTGGTTCACTGTATCACCTGGGGACCTCCTGATGGGGCTGCGGAGCAACTTTCCACAGACCCTGTGCCAGAGAAGAGGCTGTACATCTTCTGTAAAGGCTATGAAGTGTCTGCCAAGGCAGGAGGGCATAGCAGTGAGGGCACATTCTGcagccagacagcctgggttcTTTGggagctgtgggaccttgggaaagtcacttaacttATATTAAGTGGTGTAAATGTTAGCAGTAATTATTTTATCCAGGACAGTGCGAATCCTGCAAATGCCATTTATGTCTTTACTTTGGAAGCTAGAATGGCCAGGACTTTATGGCACGGCTTTCCAGGTGCTCATTTTCCCTTGGCTTCATCTTCTGTTATGGCCTTCATGTCCCTTCCATCCCTTATTGAAAAAtcttgcttttgtgtgtgtgtatgggtgtaaGAACTTCTAACTCTTTTTGGAAAGGGCAGggtaaaattaacttaaaaatcgTATCAGACCAAGGATGAAAGCCTTATTTCAACAAGGCAATAAATCTTCACCTAAGCTCCCTAGTGGcaaggcaaaaagagaaacaggCGGATAGAGCTCAGTGCAAGGAACATTTGCAGGGAGTTAACCTAAAATCTTTTTCCTGATTTAATAGCTGGACATAAGGATAAAGACTACCTATCTAAATCCAGACTTTATCCTTTAGATTTTTGACTTTGGAAATTCAAGATTGAGTTCAAGTGCAAAACTTTATGCTCACaacaaaacacatatattttcacACCACGTGCTACCCTAGAATCAGAGTTTAGTTTTCTTGGAAATAGGGAAAAGCTACCTTCTGGTACCTCTTCGTGTCTACACCTGAAGCGCAAGCTAATGGACCATACAGCAGGTATTGGATGCTGTGGAGTGGAACATTCAGGCGTCAAATCACACAGATGGGTCCTGCCATCTAGCTCCAGGCAGCTCTGACTCACTCAATTAGAAAACCTCTATCTTGTCTGCAGGGAAggaaaatcctcaaggagaaagcaatgCTGGCCC
The sequence above is a segment of the Leopardus geoffroyi isolate Oge1 chromosome E2, O.geoffroyi_Oge1_pat1.0, whole genome shotgun sequence genome. Coding sequences within it:
- the PSMD7 gene encoding 26S proteasome non-ATPase regulatory subunit 7, which translates into the protein MPELAVQKVVVHPLVLLSVVDHFNRIGKVGNQKRVVGVLLGSWQKKVLDVSNSFAVPFDEDDKDDSVWFLDHDYLENMYGMFKKVNARERIVGWYHTGPKLHKNDIAINELMKRYCPNSVLVIIDVKPKDLGLPTEAYISVEEVHDDGTPTSKTFEHVTSEIGAEEAEEVGVEHLLRDIKDTTVGTLSQRITNQVHGLKGLNSKLLDIRSYLEKVATGKLPINHQIIYQLQDVFNLLPDVSLQEFVKAFYLKTNDQMVVVYLASLIRSVVALHNLINNKIANRDAEKKEGQEKEESKKDRKDDKEKEKEKEKSDGKKEEKKEKK